From a single Thalassophryne amazonica chromosome 7, fThaAma1.1, whole genome shotgun sequence genomic region:
- the arl4aa gene encoding ADP-ribosylation factor-like 4aa encodes MGNGLSEQPSLLSSIPFLQSFHIAILGLDSAGKTTVLYRLQFNEFVNTVPTKGFNAEKVKVSLSGHRMVTFHFWDVGGQEKLRPLWKSYTRCTDGIIFVVDSVDAERMEEAKTELHKIAKTSENQGVPLLVVANKQDLRHSLGLAEIEKLLTLKELGPATPWHLQPACAIIGDGLREGLERLHDMILKRRRVLRQQKKKR; translated from the coding sequence ATGGGGAATGGACTGTCAGAACAACCTAGCCTCCTCTCAAGCATCCCTTTCTTGCAGTCTTTTCACATCGCTATTCTTGGACTGGACTCTGCGGGAAAGACCACAGTCTTGTACAGGTTGCAGTTCAACGAGTTTGTGAACACGGTGCCCACCAAAGGTTTCAATGCAGAGAAAGTCAAAGTGTCATTAAGTGGACACAGGATGGTGACATTCCACTTCTGGGATGTTGGTGGCCAGGAGAAACTACGCCCACTGTGGAAGTCTTACACACGATGCACTGATGGCATCATCTTTGTGGTGGACTCTGTAGATGCTGAACGTATGGAAGAAGCCAAGACTGAGCTCCATAAAATTGCCAAGACTTCTGAGAACCAGGGAGTTCCCCTTCTGGTTGTGGCCAACAAACAAGACTTGAGACATTCTTTGGGACTGGCTGAAATTGAGAAATTACTGACGTTAAAAGAACTGGGTCCAGCAACCCCCTGGCACCTGCAGCCAGCATGTGCCATCATAGGAGATGGACTCAGGGAGGGCCTGGAGAGACTCCATGACATGATTCTGAAAAGGAGAAGAGTGCTCCGCCAGCAAAAGAAAAAGAGATAA